The Benincasa hispida cultivar B227 chromosome 9, ASM972705v1, whole genome shotgun sequence genome has a segment encoding these proteins:
- the LOC120085432 gene encoding cytochrome b561 domain-containing protein At4g18260-like — protein sequence MLFLQKKAFTFSIPASSILFLLLLLTFQPVSSSQQPNKNEDFPTSKKDNSQQMSSSLLFDITLHGFLLWASMGFLMPVGILIIRMSNREQCGRRLKFYFYIHTILQILSVLLVTAGAVMSIKKFNNAFNNSHQRIGIGLYGMIWLQALIGIVRPKRGSKTRSLWFFVHWMLGTAVSLLGIFNVYSGLFAYHEKTSQSIRIWTIIFTVEISLISFFYLFQDKLEYIQKQGVILGNDLVIPTDQVLFPNDKQKELPTDPC from the exons ATGCTATTTTTGCAGAAGAAAGCTTTTACTTTCTCCATCCCTGCAAGTTCAATACTTTTTCTCCTCCTTCTTCTCACATTTCAACCAGTCAGCTCATCCCAACAGCCCAACAAAAATGAAGACTTTCCTACAAGCAAGAAAGACAACAGCCAACAg ATGAGTTCCAGCCTATTGTTTGATATCACACTCCATGGTTTTCTCCTATGGGCTTCAATGGGGTTCCTTATGCCTGTTGGGATACTTATTATCAGAATGTCTAACAGGGAGCAATGTGGAAGAAGgctgaaattttatttttacattcaTACAATTCTACAG ATACTCTCTGTATTACTAGTCACAGCAGGAGCAGTCATGTCTATCAAGAAATTCAACAATGCTTTCAATAATAGTCACCAAAGGATAGGGATTGGCCTATATGGGATGATCTGGTTACAGGCATTGATTGGAATTGTAAGGCCAAAGAG GGGCTCTAAAACAAGAAGCCTATGGTTTTTCGTTCATTGGATGCTTGGCACAGCAGTATCTCTTCTAGGAATCTTCAATGTATACTCAGGATTATTTGCTTACCATGAGAAAACATCTCAAAGCATACGAATTTGGACTATCATTTTCACTGTTGAAATTTCTTTGATTTCATTCTTTTACCTATTCCAAGACAAACTAGAGTATATACAAAAGCAAGGAGTTATTTTGGGGAATGATTTGGTAATACCTACTGATCAAGTGCTCTTTCCAAATGACAAGCAAAAGGAGCTGCCTACTGATCCATGCTGA
- the LOC120085265 gene encoding suppressor protein SRP40, which produces MASNFILGFHYPNPHFSSSSSSSSSSSSSSSSSSNLLQNKSPPLKFHSRCSSSSRKFAVSEGAEGRVKDEELLISSSSGSSSSARTQLDLLEQLSSGSQLVDGYESDGSYQKITIRDQLAQLFRDRDDDFSIPLGKNLKKVSAKFLTISQKRNIKRQAYLNEVSQRNDSVFFATVGAFVILPPIVILGIAILTGYVQLFP; this is translated from the exons ATGGCTTCGAATTTCATTCTTGGATTTCATTACCCAAATccacacttttcttcttcttcttcttcttcttcttcttcttcttcttcttcttcgtcttcttcaaATCTGCTGCAGAATAAATCGCCGCCTTTGAAGTTTCATTCTCGTTGTTCATCTTCTTCGAGAAAATTCGCCGTTTCTGAGGGCGCCGAGGGTAGAGTTAAAGATGAGGAACTTctcatttcatcttcttctg GATCGTCTTCTTCTGCACGCACACAACTTGATCTCTTGGAGCAACTCTCTTCTGGTAGCCAATTAGTTGATG GTTATGAAAGTGATGGCAGTTACCAGAAAATTACGATCCGTGATCAGCTTGCACAATTGTTCAGAGACAGAGATGATGATTTTAGCATTCCGTTGGGTAAGAACTTGAAGAAGGTTAGTGCCAAGTTTTTGACAATTTCTCAGAAGAGGAATATCAAAAGACAAGCATACCTGAATGAAGTATCTCAGAGGAACGATTCAGTTTTCTTTGCTACAGTTGGAGCATTTGTAATTTTGCCCCCTATTGTAATATTGGGAATTGCTATACTAACTGGTTATGTGCAACTTTTTCCATGA
- the LOC120085264 gene encoding LOW QUALITY PROTEIN: GDSL esterase/lipase At4g10955 (The sequence of the model RefSeq protein was modified relative to this genomic sequence to represent the inferred CDS: inserted 2 bases in 1 codon), which translates to MENRDTAELTAAATTATAAEAHPYAFHVSGPRNVTSPNWRDLINSSWKDGNYKRTVIACFIQAVYLLELDRQENRSNKENALAPKWWIPFKYKLVRTLIDERDGSIFGAILEWDRSAAMADLVLIRPSGAPRAVLALRGTLLKSPTIRRDIEDDLRFLAWESLKGSVRFNVALEALKSVAESYGSNNVCVAGHSLGAGFALQVGKALAKEGIYVETHLFNPPSVSVAMSLRNIGEKAEFAWKRIKSMLPSGNETTENSNIEEEKAYGGAGLKSWVSNLNRLKNPGVGIGKWVPHLYVNNSDYICCSYTEKSDQVEQSNEGKENVNTTNGRAVAAAAAAKLFVMSKGKQKFLEAHGLEQWWSDDLQLQLALHDSKLISRQLKSLYTISAAQXQTQGNPSR; encoded by the exons ATGGAAAATCGCGATACGGCGGAGCTGACAGCGGCAGCAACGACGGCGACAGCAGCGGAGGCTCATCCGTATGCTTTTCATGTATCTGGACCTCGCAATGTTACTTCTCCCAATTGGCGAGACCTAATCAATTCCAGTTG GAAGGATGGGAATTACAAAAGAACTGTTATTGCCTGTTTTATTCAAGCAGTTTACTTACTAGAACTAGACAGGCAAGAGAACAGAAGCAACAAAGAAAATGCTCTAGCTCCTAAATGGTGGATCCCCTTCAAATACAAGCTAGTTCGAACCTTAATTGATGAAAGAGATGGATCAATATTTGGTGCAATTCTAGAATGGGATAGGTCAGCAGCCATGGCTGATCTAGTACTCATCAGACCCAGTGGTGCACCAAGGGCTGTTTTGGCCTTAAGAGGGACATTACTCAAAAGCCCGACAATCCGCCGGGATATCGAGGATGACCTTCGGTTTCTCGCTTGGGAAAGCCTAAAGGGTTCTGTCAGGTTTAATGTAGCTTTGGAAGCATTGAAATCAGTTGCTGAGAGTTATGGAAGCAACAATGTTTGTGTTGCTGGTCATTCCTTAGGAGCTGGGTTTGCTCTACAAGTGGGAAAAGCCTTAGCTAAAGAAGGAATTTATGTTGAAACTCATTTGTTCAATCCTCCTTCTGTTTCAGTAGCTATGAGTTTGAGAAACATAGGGGAAAAAGCAGAGTTTGCTTGGAAGAGAATCAAATCAATGCTTCCTTCAGGTAATGAAACAACAGAAAACAGCaatattgaagaagaaaaagcatATGGAGGAGCTGGTTTAAAGAGTTGGGTATCTAATCTAAACAGGTTAAAGAATCCAGGGGTGGGAATTGGGAAATGGGTTCCTCATCTATATGTAAATAATAGTGATTATATATGCTGTTCATATACTGAAAAATCAGATCAAGTAGAGCAAAGCAATGAAGGGAAAGAAAATGTTAATACCACAAATGGGAGAGCAgtagcagcagcagcagcagcaaaATTGTTTGTAATGTCAAAAGGAAAGCAGAAGTTTCTTGAAGCTCATGGATTGGAACAATGGTGGTCTGATGATTTGCAGCTTCAGCTAGCTCTCCATGACAGCAAGCTCATAAGCAGGCAGCTCAAGTCCCTGTACACCATTTCAGCAGCACA TCAAACACAGGGAAATCCTAGTAGGTGA